One window of Sphingobacteriales bacterium genomic DNA carries:
- a CDS encoding NAD-dependent deacylase → MEKQHIVILTGAGISAESGISTFRGTDGLWENHKIEDVASIWGWNHNPELVLEFYNLRRKAAAMVNANAAHYALARLEEKFKVTVITQNVDDLHERGGSTHIIHLHGKLSEAKSSGNSDYVVDIGDKPIKMGDLCPMGTQLRPNIVWFGEMVPNIEIAQLITSDADLFIIIGTSMQVYPAASLIHFAPNHIPIYIIDPNIPYSVNISGLNKIEQPATVGVPALVDELMGKL, encoded by the coding sequence ATGGAAAAGCAACATATCGTTATTTTAACTGGAGCAGGAATCAGCGCAGAAAGTGGAATTTCTACATTCAGAGGAACAGATGGACTTTGGGAAAACCACAAAATTGAAGATGTAGCCAGTATTTGGGGTTGGAATCACAACCCTGAATTAGTCCTTGAGTTTTACAACCTGAGAAGAAAAGCTGCGGCAATGGTTAACGCCAATGCGGCACATTATGCTTTAGCCCGGTTGGAAGAAAAGTTTAAAGTAACCGTGATTACCCAAAATGTGGACGATTTACATGAACGTGGCGGATCTACGCATATCATCCATTTGCACGGAAAATTAAGTGAAGCTAAAAGCAGCGGCAATTCCGATTATGTGGTAGATATCGGGGATAAGCCGATAAAGATGGGCGATCTTTGTCCGATGGGCACTCAACTCCGACCAAATATTGTTTGGTTTGGTGAGATGGTGCCTAATATTGAAATAGCACAACTTATTACTTCCGATGCCGACCTGTTTATTATAATCGGTACTTCCATGCAGGTATATCCTGCCGCTTCGCTCATCCATTTTGCGCCAAACCATATTCCCATCTATATTATTGATCCCAACATCCCCTATTCTGTTAACATATCAGGCTTGAATAAAATAGAACAACCCGCTACGGTTGGGGTGCCTGCTTTGGTAGATGAACTGATGGGTAAATTATAA
- a CDS encoding T9SS type A sorting domain-containing protein yields the protein MSRFIFIFLLLIFGLKTAHSQPYQNEWIQYGQNYAKIKVAANGLYRLNHSTLLSLGLPAIGSGYQLYRDGQQVPVYTTTQGNFSASDYLEFVGKPNNGSLDTHLFDDPSKQLTDVRSLFSDTATYFLTWNNTFPNLRYETVENNLTDAPPVETWFWHTTQNTINNQFNLGMPFSNYNGIPLRFSGYDECEGFVGVNIAAGATQSYNLSAPQIYDSAPVNAEITLKIVGRSDNPDLSNDHEVVIGINGTPITNATYDGFGCTVIAFELPLSGLTTGTPQINLTSVGSTSPVDINAASFYRLDYPHAYSFGNADFFSFALPNDGSKYLEIADFNGGDIPVLYDLTNSLRIEAIQEGGLLKFKLPVGLASSSSRNLCLTNTNSGIVQTLTATSVTFTDFSSPDNQGNFIIISHPSLAMGDTNVVAGYADYRASIAGGAHNVQVVSINELYDQFAWGISKHPLSIRNFINYALDSWSVPMQYVLLLGKGVSYSQTTFNAAAANACLVPTYGVPASDALLAARNASSSMPQVAISRVPASSPDQVSDYLTKLIQYENSQSDLFCEKENIWRKDVLFLSQGDTGEVDINTAYLNQHRAVLEGTVGYGGVVKGFFENNKFGTISLPQIGQIINNGVGFVQFAGNANNNGYWLTTINQPGFYTNEGRYPVMLANAGKTGNMFDYATGPSTTMVENYTLAPLRGSAAFMGNTDTKISEESQELTTAVISNFNNLNYGQSLALSLKEAAELTLNASPDDNNLLFTIQTMALAADPALSPVPRKKPDYLLPADEFSFYNPVNGFPILSNPPLVNSQMPGFETRIILKNLGEVKSDSVDLVVTRIVPEGDYLPVLSQRLPSTVYTDTMTIYLPNDLPEHSGFNSFVFTIDGSFEIVEDCEFNNTAFVLADMRPYCITDIGPAVLYALPSQFPITLTPTGEEWLTYQWSNGQTSSSIEVTSFGSYSVTVTNAFGCIAVDNITVTLNTGVETVPFETQINVYPNPATSLLHVQGVEGCRLQLYDLNGSLVSAQTAYTQSAELVLGMLPSGIYLLQVTHPTLGVATFRVLKN from the coding sequence ATGTCCCGATTTATTTTTATTTTCCTGCTCCTGATATTTGGTTTAAAAACAGCCCATAGTCAACCCTATCAGAACGAATGGATACAATATGGTCAAAACTATGCTAAAATAAAAGTAGCTGCAAATGGTCTGTACCGCCTAAACCATAGTACTCTGCTAAGTCTGGGACTTCCTGCAATCGGCAGCGGCTACCAATTGTACCGGGACGGACAACAGGTTCCGGTTTACACCACTACTCAAGGCAATTTCAGTGCTTCCGATTATCTTGAATTTGTCGGCAAACCCAACAATGGCAGCTTAGATACCCATTTGTTTGACGACCCTTCCAAGCAACTGACGGATGTTCGCAGCTTGTTTTCAGACACAGCCACTTATTTCCTGACCTGGAACAACACTTTTCCTAACCTGCGTTATGAAACAGTTGAAAATAATCTGACAGATGCGCCGCCGGTCGAAACCTGGTTCTGGCATACTACACAAAACACCATCAACAATCAATTCAACTTAGGAATGCCCTTTTCAAATTACAATGGCATACCTTTGAGATTTTCAGGCTACGATGAATGTGAAGGATTTGTGGGGGTGAATATTGCTGCCGGAGCAACACAATCCTACAATCTCAGTGCTCCGCAGATTTACGATTCGGCACCGGTAAACGCAGAGATAACCCTGAAAATAGTAGGCCGTTCAGATAATCCCGACCTATCAAATGACCATGAAGTAGTAATCGGTATTAATGGAACTCCCATAACCAATGCAACCTATGATGGGTTTGGTTGTACCGTAATTGCCTTCGAATTGCCATTATCCGGCCTAACCACAGGCACTCCTCAGATTAACCTGACCTCTGTTGGCAGCACTTCTCCGGTTGATATCAATGCAGCCTCCTTTTACCGTTTAGATTACCCCCATGCTTATAGTTTCGGCAATGCGGACTTCTTTTCCTTTGCCCTTCCAAATGATGGGTCAAAATATCTCGAAATTGCTGACTTTAACGGCGGAGATATTCCCGTTTTATACGACCTTACCAACAGCCTGCGAATAGAAGCCATTCAGGAAGGCGGGTTGTTAAAATTTAAGCTGCCTGTTGGACTTGCCTCTTCAAGCAGCCGCAATTTGTGCTTAACCAATACCAACAGCGGCATTGTTCAAACCCTCACAGCAACATCCGTTACCTTTACCGATTTTTCCAGCCCTGACAATCAGGGAAATTTCATTATCATCTCCCACCCTTCTTTAGCTATGGGGGATACCAACGTAGTTGCCGGATATGCAGATTACCGCGCTTCAATAGCCGGAGGCGCTCATAACGTGCAAGTGGTCAGTATCAACGAACTTTATGACCAGTTTGCCTGGGGAATTTCCAAACATCCGCTATCCATCCGGAATTTTATCAACTATGCGCTCGATAGTTGGTCAGTTCCAATGCAATATGTTTTGTTGTTAGGTAAAGGTGTTTCTTATAGCCAGACAACTTTCAATGCTGCAGCAGCAAATGCCTGCCTTGTTCCTACCTATGGTGTTCCTGCATCAGATGCCCTGCTTGCTGCCAGAAATGCCTCAAGTTCCATGCCGCAGGTGGCCATCAGCCGGGTCCCTGCCTCCTCGCCCGATCAGGTCAGTGACTATCTGACCAAACTTATTCAGTACGAAAATTCACAGTCTGACCTGTTTTGCGAAAAGGAAAATATCTGGCGTAAAGATGTCTTGTTTCTTTCTCAGGGCGATACCGGCGAAGTGGACATAAATACCGCCTATCTGAACCAGCATCGCGCTGTATTGGAAGGCACTGTTGGTTATGGTGGTGTGGTAAAGGGTTTTTTTGAAAACAATAAATTCGGAACCATCAGTTTGCCGCAAATCGGGCAAATCATCAATAATGGGGTGGGATTTGTGCAATTTGCAGGTAATGCCAATAACAACGGCTATTGGTTAACGACCATCAATCAGCCCGGATTTTATACCAACGAAGGGCGTTACCCGGTTATGCTGGCTAATGCCGGTAAAACCGGTAACATGTTTGACTATGCAACCGGACCTTCTACAACAATGGTTGAAAATTACACCCTTGCTCCTCTGCGCGGAAGCGCTGCCTTTATGGGAAACACCGACACCAAAATTTCTGAAGAATCGCAGGAACTAACTACCGCAGTTATTTCAAATTTTAACAACCTGAATTATGGACAATCTCTGGCTTTGAGCCTGAAAGAAGCCGCTGAGTTAACACTCAATGCATCTCCCGATGACAATAACCTCTTATTCACCATTCAAACTATGGCACTTGCTGCAGACCCTGCACTTAGTCCGGTTCCCCGCAAGAAACCCGATTATTTATTGCCGGCAGATGAATTTTCGTTCTACAACCCCGTAAACGGCTTTCCAATTTTAAGCAATCCTCCGTTGGTCAATTCGCAAATGCCCGGATTTGAGACCAGAATAATTTTGAAAAACCTGGGAGAAGTAAAATCCGACTCGGTTGATTTAGTAGTTACCCGAATCGTTCCTGAAGGTGATTATTTGCCGGTTCTGTCGCAAAGGCTTCCTTCAACGGTTTATACCGATACAATGACCATATACCTGCCCAATGACCTGCCTGAACATAGTGGCTTCAATTCTTTTGTTTTTACTATTGACGGAAGCTTTGAAATTGTCGAAGATTGTGAGTTTAATAATACTGCTTTTGTCTTGGCCGATATGCGCCCATATTGCATCACAGATATTGGTCCGGCAGTGTTATATGCCTTGCCTTCTCAGTTCCCCATTACACTGACACCAACCGGCGAGGAATGGCTCACTTATCAGTGGTCCAACGGGCAAACCTCCTCCTCTATCGAGGTAACTTCTTTTGGATCTTACTCAGTAACCGTAACCAATGCCTTTGGCTGTATTGCAGTGGACAATATCACCGTTACCCTTAACACCGGAGTTGAAACTGTTCCATTCGAAACTCAAATTAATGTGTACCCCAATCCGGCAACCAGTCTGCTGCATGTTCAGGGAGTTGAAGGCTGCCGCCTGCAACTATATGATCTGAACGGCAGTTTGGTGTCTGCTCAAACCGCTTATACCCAATCTGCCGAACTCGTGTTAGGTATGTTGCCTTCCGGTATTTATCTGTTACAGGTAACTCACCCGACATTGGGCGTTGCTACATTCAGAGTATTAAAAAACTAA
- the asnB gene encoding asparagine synthase (glutamine-hydrolyzing) yields MCGIAGIAAFTSSGQDYIPLIEQVTQTLRRRGPDNQSVFIHDQLAFGHTRLSVIDTAETAHQPQFDQSGNYAIIFNGEIFNYQSLKAELTAEGVEFRTHSDTEVLLYTYIRWGISALKKLNGFFAFAIYHLPSKTLFLARDRFGIKPLLYFTDHDRFVFASEMKALFAAKIPRSIDTASLYAYLQLNYVPQPFSIFQKVQHLPPGECMTIQLQTAQIRQEAYYKIPYLLPENRPALPYPAAQQQLIALMDDAVQLRLISDVPLGAFLSGGIDSSVIVALASRHTKHLNTFSIGFKDEPLFDETKYARMVADKYQTNHTEFLLSTDDLYQHLFETLDYLDEPFADPSALAVNILSKHTRQKVTVSLSGDGADELFAGYHKHAAELQAKQWSRASGISRLLLPLFNKLPQSRNTYLGNFFRQINRFAKGLGLSEEQRYWIWASILTPEAARSLLANLPDEQSYLQRRTQWLNAIIQNTGADFNRILLTDMQLVLPGDMLRKVDSMSMAHGLEVRTPFLDYRVVNFAFSLPAEYKIIRGTKKRIVRDAFRTMLPAQLYNRPKQGFEIPLLRWLRTGLYSLLADDLLHPDFLHHQGIFNPLSTGKLLKQLQSSNPADSANTVWALLVFQYWWKRYMV; encoded by the coding sequence ATGTGCGGAATTGCAGGTATAGCAGCATTTACTTCCTCAGGTCAGGATTATATACCCTTAATCGAACAAGTTACCCAAACCCTGCGCCGCAGAGGCCCCGACAATCAATCGGTGTTTATCCATGACCAACTGGCGTTTGGACATACCCGCCTTTCTGTCATTGACACCGCCGAAACCGCACATCAACCCCAATTTGATCAAAGTGGCAACTATGCCATCATATTCAACGGTGAAATATTTAACTACCAATCTCTGAAAGCAGAATTAACTGCCGAAGGTGTGGAGTTTCGCACCCATAGTGATACTGAAGTTTTGCTCTATACCTATATCCGGTGGGGAATATCTGCTTTAAAAAAACTAAACGGTTTTTTTGCTTTTGCAATTTACCACCTCCCTTCCAAAACCCTGTTTCTGGCCCGAGACCGATTCGGCATAAAACCATTGTTATATTTTACCGATCATGACCGCTTCGTTTTTGCCTCAGAAATGAAAGCCCTGTTTGCCGCAAAAATTCCCCGGTCAATTGATACGGCCTCGCTTTATGCCTATTTACAACTAAACTATGTTCCTCAGCCTTTTTCAATATTCCAAAAAGTACAGCATTTGCCTCCGGGCGAATGTATGACTATCCAACTGCAAACTGCTCAAATCAGGCAGGAGGCCTATTACAAAATACCCTATCTTCTACCTGAAAACAGGCCTGCATTGCCTTATCCGGCAGCACAACAACAATTGATCGCATTGATGGATGATGCAGTACAATTGCGTTTGATTTCCGATGTGCCATTGGGAGCATTTTTGAGCGGAGGCATCGACTCGTCGGTCATAGTGGCTTTAGCATCGCGGCATACTAAACACCTTAATACTTTTTCAATCGGCTTTAAAGACGAACCCCTGTTTGACGAAACTAAGTATGCCCGGATGGTGGCAGATAAATACCAAACCAATCATACTGAGTTTCTGCTGTCCACCGATGACCTCTATCAGCATTTGTTCGAAACCCTCGATTATTTGGATGAGCCGTTTGCAGACCCCTCTGCTTTGGCAGTCAATATTTTGAGCAAACATACCCGTCAGAAGGTAACAGTATCCTTGTCAGGCGACGGTGCAGACGAGCTTTTTGCCGGCTATCACAAACATGCTGCAGAATTGCAGGCAAAACAATGGAGCCGGGCATCCGGAATTTCCCGCTTGCTTTTACCACTATTCAATAAATTGCCCCAATCCAGAAACACCTATTTGGGTAACTTTTTCAGACAAATCAACCGGTTCGCAAAGGGATTGGGGTTGTCTGAAGAACAACGATATTGGATTTGGGCTAGCATCTTAACGCCGGAGGCTGCCAGGTCTCTCTTGGCAAATTTGCCTGACGAACAAAGTTATCTTCAGCGCCGGACACAATGGTTAAATGCCATCATACAAAACACAGGGGCAGATTTTAACCGCATACTCCTGACCGATATGCAATTAGTTCTTCCCGGAGATATGCTGCGAAAAGTGGATAGTATGAGCATGGCTCATGGGTTGGAAGTCCGGACCCCTTTTCTGGATTACAGAGTAGTCAATTTTGCATTTTCTCTACCGGCCGAATACAAAATTATTCGAGGCACTAAAAAAAGAATAGTCCGTGACGCTTTCAGAACTATGCTTCCTGCCCAACTTTACAACCGCCCAAAGCAGGGTTTTGAGATCCCCTTACTTCGATGGTTGCGAACCGGATTATACTCATTACTTGCAGATGATTTGCTTCATCCTGATTTTTTACATCATCAAGGTATATTTAACCCACTATCAACCGGTAAATTACTGAAACAATTACAATCATCCAACCCGGCAGATTCCGCAAATACCGTTTGGGCGCTATTGGTTTTCCAATATTGGTGGAAAAGGTATATGGTGTAG
- a CDS encoding cadherin-like domain-containing protein: MTPIVAQTGALHPKAVDDTILVSKKDAQLHNILVNDYISFDYKQTKITILEAAKAKLEVRHDKGLDKIWYEPDYSDPENDRFVYQICDEQKQCDKATVIVIKCPIGKPSFPQMVEKIEAKGTVQTFEYEGNFIKLTIEPNHGTLELTEDKSKATYTPDKNFTGTVIYEITVYKDNGICGIQYQEAIHMKLHLIPDSKDNQPPNAVDDNVSVKGTQPVTIEILENDSDPEDTLDPKISKVTLPTYGKIKRTTKTVTYTAKNGFSGTDSFTYTVCDFNGACSTATVYIKVTK; this comes from the coding sequence TTGACTCCTATCGTTGCTCAAACCGGTGCTTTACACCCCAAAGCAGTTGATGATACAATCTTAGTCAGCAAGAAAGATGCCCAACTGCACAATATTTTAGTCAATGACTACATTTCTTTCGACTACAAGCAGACCAAGATTACCATCTTAGAAGCCGCAAAAGCAAAACTCGAAGTGCGACACGACAAAGGTTTAGACAAAATCTGGTATGAACCTGATTATTCAGATCCCGAAAATGACAGGTTTGTCTATCAAATCTGTGACGAACAGAAACAATGCGATAAAGCCACGGTGATTGTGATAAAATGCCCTATTGGTAAACCGTCTTTCCCCCAAATGGTCGAAAAAATCGAAGCGAAAGGAACCGTTCAAACTTTTGAATATGAGGGTAATTTCATCAAACTTACTATTGAGCCTAATCATGGGACCCTCGAACTGACTGAAGACAAAAGCAAAGCCACTTATACCCCTGATAAAAATTTTACCGGTACCGTTATCTATGAAATTACAGTCTATAAAGATAACGGCATTTGCGGAATTCAGTACCAGGAAGCTATTCACATGAAGCTACATTTGATTCCCGACTCTAAAGACAACCAGCCCCCCAATGCCGTAGATGACAATGTTTCAGTCAAGGGTACTCAACCGGTTACTATCGAAATTTTAGAAAATGACTCTGACCCCGAAGATACTTTAGATCCTAAAATCAGCAAGGTTACCCTGCCTACTTATGGCAAAATCAAACGCACCACCAAAACGGTAACATATACTGCCAAAAATGGATTTTCCGGTACCGACAGTTTTACTTATACTGTTTGCGATTTTAACGGTGCATGTTCCACAGCTACTGTCTATATAAAGGTTACCAAATAG
- a CDS encoding DUF4296 domain-containing protein — MRHFIVISVFLVGYICFLNSCKAKDEAIKQSDLIHRDSMIAILVDIHLAETMIQTIRRDKDSTQTATIQEYYQTIFKQHQITENQFSESFNYYSKDIEQFDAMYEEMQTILSKMEEETKVETPK, encoded by the coding sequence ATGAGGCATTTTATTGTAATTTCAGTTTTTCTGGTGGGTTATATATGTTTTCTGAATTCTTGTAAGGCCAAAGATGAGGCCATAAAGCAATCGGATTTAATTCATAGAGATAGTATGATTGCCATTTTGGTTGATATTCATTTGGCGGAGACCATGATTCAAACTATTAGACGCGATAAAGATTCTACACAAACTGCCACAATACAAGAGTATTACCAAACCATTTTTAAGCAACATCAAATTACAGAAAATCAATTTAGCGAATCTTTTAACTACTACAGCAAGGATATTGAACAGTTTGATGCAATGTATGAAGAGATGCAAACCATTTTGAGCAAAATGGAGGAGGAGACTAAAGTTGAAACCCCAAAATGA
- a CDS encoding DUF4153 domain-containing protein, translating to MRLPSLSHVFTQLSSVLLRFPILSLVTVTGTLVLIYSIEHDLRLEQHRLLNLIITCALGIPLLLAFALRGEQFGRSTDEQPNASAGIIAQLIGLACLSAYFFFLPSIWDYAPEYYIIQYALLSLAAHFAVSVAPFKPTGVQSSFWTYNQILFINILTAALYSLVLFLGLTIALVSIENLFNVHVNSKLYVQIFVFIAGIFNTFFFLSGVPDQANKDNTEEPYPKGLKIFTQYVLIPLVTLYLIILYSYAAKIVVEASLPKGWVSYLIMGYSTLGIFALLLVHPIKDREENSWINTFSKWFYLALVPLLVLLYVAALRRVVDYGITEPRYLLLLLAVWLTGTTIYFIFSTKKNIKMLPLSLCLLGLFSAFGPWGASGVSKYSQQQRIWNVLQANGVLNEQGKAGKFTKAPSKEDAETLSSCFDYLNRVHGVSAIQPFFNEDIKALMINDSLHTIHPPTLAFKWLGLDTLNYIPDYVENYSFYVQDPEAVLVTGYDMLLSNIMVDMYNRNIDNNQKVTVKEFTFQQKKYSISQNPQSGNIYLQEGADVLWQANIDSMALEMANKHGQYPPTLAQNELIFQSTTPQKVKLQMLLTNLSANKSPEGKMLTTYFSGSVLIDFP from the coding sequence ATGCGTCTTCCTTCTCTTTCTCATGTTTTCACACAACTCAGCAGTGTTTTGTTGCGTTTTCCGATATTGTCTTTAGTAACCGTAACGGGAACTTTAGTTTTAATTTACAGTATTGAACATGATTTGCGTTTAGAGCAACACCGTTTGCTCAATTTAATCATCACTTGTGCTTTAGGCATTCCCTTATTGCTGGCTTTTGCCTTGCGCGGCGAACAATTTGGACGTTCAACAGACGAACAACCGAATGCAAGTGCGGGAATAATAGCCCAATTAATTGGACTGGCTTGTCTTTCAGCCTATTTCTTTTTCCTGCCTTCAATTTGGGATTATGCCCCTGAATACTATATCATTCAATATGCTTTGTTGAGTTTAGCTGCACACTTTGCTGTATCAGTTGCACCTTTTAAACCTACCGGGGTTCAATCTTCTTTTTGGACCTATAACCAAATTCTCTTTATCAATATCCTGACAGCCGCTTTGTATAGCCTGGTATTATTTCTCGGGCTGACAATTGCTCTGGTTTCCATCGAAAACTTGTTTAATGTTCACGTCAATTCCAAGTTATATGTTCAGATATTTGTCTTTATAGCCGGAATTTTCAACACCTTTTTTTTCCTTTCCGGTGTACCGGATCAGGCAAATAAAGATAATACCGAAGAACCTTACCCCAAAGGCCTGAAAATATTTACCCAATATGTGCTTATCCCGTTAGTTACTCTCTACCTGATAATTTTATACAGTTATGCAGCAAAAATTGTCGTGGAGGCCAGCCTTCCAAAAGGATGGGTCTCATACCTTATAATGGGTTATTCAACATTGGGAATATTTGCCCTGCTGCTCGTACACCCGATTAAAGACCGGGAAGAAAACTCATGGATCAACACTTTTTCAAAATGGTTTTACCTCGCATTAGTTCCGTTGTTGGTGCTGTTGTATGTGGCGGCACTGAGACGGGTCGTTGATTATGGCATTACAGAACCAAGATACTTGCTGTTGTTGTTAGCGGTGTGGTTGACCGGAACAACAATATATTTTATTTTTTCGACCAAAAAGAATATTAAAATGCTCCCACTCAGCCTTTGTTTGCTGGGTTTGTTCAGTGCTTTTGGTCCATGGGGAGCATCGGGAGTTTCCAAATATAGTCAGCAACAGCGAATTTGGAATGTATTACAGGCAAATGGGGTATTGAATGAACAAGGCAAAGCCGGCAAATTTACCAAAGCACCATCTAAAGAAGATGCCGAAACCCTTTCCTCTTGTTTTGATTACCTGAACAGGGTTCATGGTGTTTCAGCGATACAGCCTTTTTTCAATGAAGACATCAAAGCCCTGATGATAAACGACTCTCTCCACACCATTCATCCACCAACACTTGCTTTTAAGTGGTTAGGGTTAGATACCCTGAATTATATTCCCGACTACGTAGAAAACTACTCTTTTTATGTTCAGGACCCCGAAGCTGTTTTAGTTACTGGATACGATATGTTGCTGAGCAATATTATGGTAGATATGTATAACCGCAATATTGATAACAATCAGAAAGTAACCGTCAAAGAGTTTACCTTTCAGCAAAAAAAATATTCTATCTCTCAAAACCCGCAAAGCGGAAATATTTATCTGCAGGAAGGTGCTGATGTTCTGTGGCAGGCGAATATTGACAGTATGGCGTTAGAAATGGCCAACAAACATGGTCAGTATCCGCCAACGCTTGCACAAAATGAGTTGATTTTTCAAAGTACTACTCCACAAAAGGTAAAGTTACAGATGCTCCTAACTAACCTAAGTGCCAACAAATCGCCCGAGGGCAAAATGCTGACTACCTATTTTTCGGGTTCTGTTTTAATTGATTTCCCTTAA
- the gatA gene encoding Asp-tRNA(Asn)/Glu-tRNA(Gln) amidotransferase subunit GatA, whose product MKYSNYQDYSQQIERGETTCEKTVQYYLTQIEQKKHLNAFLEVFSTEALQKARELDLNRAKGLPTGRLHGLVIGLKDVFCYKGHPVSAASRILEGFVSLYSATVVDRLLQEEAIIIGRLNCDEFAMGSTNENSAYGAVLNAADPTKVPGGSSGGSAVAVQAGLCMAALGSDTGGSVRQPASFCNVVGMKPTYGRISRHGLIAYASSFDQIGTLTTNISDAALILEIISGKDQFDPTASLKPVPTFSRLLENSPPARIAYFEETLTHPGIDPEVKQQTEAQLQMLTRQGHTVNRVNFPYLEYVVPTYYILTTAEASSNLSRYDGVRYGYRSPEATTLEEVYVKSRSTAFGKEVKRRIILGTYVLSSGYFDAYYTKAQRVRRLLQNSVNKVFEQHDFLVMPTTPTTAFNLGEKSYQDPVSMYLSDIYTVLANLAGVPAISIPLFTHSNGLPFGLQIMSPNFSESSLLSFAQSQMFDTTG is encoded by the coding sequence GTGAAATATAGCAATTACCAAGATTATTCCCAACAAATAGAACGAGGAGAAACTACCTGTGAAAAGACCGTTCAATACTACCTGACCCAAATTGAACAAAAAAAGCATCTCAATGCCTTTTTAGAAGTTTTTTCGACTGAAGCCTTGCAAAAAGCCAGAGAATTGGACTTAAATCGAGCAAAAGGCTTGCCAACAGGAAGGTTACATGGGTTGGTAATTGGATTAAAAGATGTATTTTGTTATAAAGGGCATCCGGTATCTGCTGCTTCCAGAATTTTAGAAGGATTTGTGTCCCTATATTCTGCAACTGTTGTTGATCGGTTATTGCAGGAAGAAGCCATCATTATTGGCAGATTAAATTGTGATGAGTTTGCGATGGGTTCCACTAACGAAAATTCAGCCTATGGTGCTGTGTTAAACGCAGCCGACCCAACTAAAGTGCCGGGAGGTTCATCGGGAGGTTCTGCTGTGGCAGTGCAAGCGGGATTGTGTATGGCGGCTTTAGGCAGCGATACGGGCGGCTCAGTCAGACAGCCCGCTTCATTTTGCAATGTTGTAGGAATGAAACCCACCTACGGTAGAATTTCAAGACATGGTTTAATTGCCTATGCATCTTCGTTCGACCAAATCGGTACACTTACGACCAATATATCAGATGCAGCCCTGATTTTGGAAATCATATCAGGCAAAGATCAGTTTGACCCGACTGCTTCTTTAAAACCTGTACCCACTTTCAGCAGGCTTTTAGAAAACTCTCCGCCTGCCCGGATAGCTTATTTTGAAGAAACACTTACACATCCGGGAATTGACCCTGAAGTAAAGCAGCAAACAGAAGCTCAATTGCAAATGCTTACCCGGCAAGGGCATACAGTTAATCGCGTCAACTTTCCCTATTTAGAATATGTGGTTCCTACATATTACATCTTAACCACCGCCGAAGCCTCCTCGAACTTGTCGCGCTATGACGGGGTGCGATATGGCTACCGAAGCCCTGAGGCAACTACGTTGGAGGAAGTTTATGTCAAAAGCAGGTCAACAGCTTTTGGCAAGGAAGTAAAACGGCGTATAATATTAGGAACTTATGTCCTCAGTTCGGGCTATTTTGATGCATATTATACCAAAGCTCAACGTGTGCGCAGACTATTGCAAAACTCAGTCAACAAAGTTTTTGAACAGCATGATTTTTTAGTGATGCCGACTACTCCAACTACGGCCTTTAATTTGGGTGAAAAATCCTATCAAGACCCAGTTTCTATGTATTTGAGCGATATTTATACTGTGTTAGCCAACCTTGCAGGTGTGCCGGCTATCTCTATTCCCCTCTTTACACACTCCAATGGGCTGCCATTCGGGTTGCAAATTATGTCGCCTAATTTTAGTGAGTCATCATTGTTGTCTTTTGCTCAAAGTCAAATGTTTGATACGACCGGCTAA
- the ssb gene encoding single-stranded DNA-binding protein: MSLNKVMLIGNLGKDPEVNTFESGVKKVSFSLATSEKYKNKEGQVVEATEWHNIVCWNKLAEIAETYLHKGKQVFIEGKIKTRSWEEDGKKRYITEIEATNFQMLGSAGEGGYSSKASGTGSSGYSNSGGYENDKTTEKTKIDPPKTDENDDLPF; encoded by the coding sequence ATGAGTCTGAATAAAGTAATGTTGATCGGAAATTTGGGTAAAGACCCTGAAGTAAATACCTTTGAAAGCGGTGTAAAAAAAGTATCCTTTAGTTTAGCCACTTCTGAAAAATATAAAAACAAAGAAGGACAGGTTGTCGAAGCGACTGAATGGCACAATATTGTTTGTTGGAACAAGTTGGCAGAAATTGCAGAAACCTATCTTCATAAAGGGAAACAAGTATTTATTGAAGGTAAAATTAAAACCCGTTCCTGGGAAGAGGATGGAAAGAAGCGCTATATAACCGAAATTGAAGCCACCAATTTCCAAATGTTGGGAAGTGCCGGCGAAGGAGGTTATTCCAGTAAAGCAAGTGGAACAGGCAGCAGTGGTTATAGCAATAGCGGAGGTTACGAAAATGATAAAACGACAGAGAAAACAAAGATTGACCCACCTAAAACAGATGAAAATGACGACCTCCCATTCTAA